The following proteins are encoded in a genomic region of Salminus brasiliensis chromosome 17, fSalBra1.hap2, whole genome shotgun sequence:
- the lingo3a gene encoding leucine-rich repeat and immunoglobulin-like domain-containing nogo receptor-interacting protein 3a has product MADCPVLGLLGLLLLVTAPISQGQNCPQRCDCVPQNKAVLCQNKRLSSVPNGIPLETRLLDMSGNSLRWVEHGDLSSYINLEELDLSENLISVLEPNAFSSLLNLRVLRLRANQLKLVPMGAFSHLANLTTLDLSGNKLVILLDFTFQDLRSLRNLEVGDNDLVYISNKAFLGLVGLRELTIERCNLTSISGQSLSYLRGLAMLRLRYLSIGSLEEQNFRKLGGLRGLEIDHWPFLQYISPHSFQGLNLSWLSITNTNITTVPTGALRSLMHLASLNLSYNPISVLESWALRDLVRLKELHLVGTNLVLVQPYGFGGLQQIRLLNLSDNRLVTLEEGSFHSVNTLETLRVDGNPLSCDCRLLWILQRRKTLNFDGKSPVCAAPVEVQGKALSSFSDSALFDHFTCQRPKIRNRKLQQLTAREGQVVSFFCRAEGEPTPVIFWISPQRRRITTKSTGRVIVLPEGTLEIRYAQITDSGTYICIASNAGGNDTYFATLTVSGLPLDAAVAANRTYYAGDLNDTNLNDTRVFLKFTLDLKTILVSTAMGCITFLGVVLFCFLLLFVWSRGRGQHKNNFSVEYSFRKVDGPATSGGQGGARKFNMKMI; this is encoded by the coding sequence ATGGCGGACTGTCCAGTCCTAGGCTTGCTGGGCCTTCTGCTACTAGTCACTGCACCCATATCCCAAGGACAAAACTGTCCACAGCGCTGTGACTGTGTTCCCCAGAATAAGGCTGTGCTTTGCCAGAACAAGCGCCTGAGTTCTGTTCCTAATGGAATTCCACTGGAGACACGGCTGCTAGACATGAGTGGAAACAGTTTGCGTTGGGTGGAACATGGAGATCTCTCGTCCTACATTAATTTGGAAGAACTAGATCTTAGTGAGAATCTCATTAGTGTGCTAGAGCCTAATGCGTTTTCCAGCTTGCTGAATCTACGGGTGTTACGTCTACGCGCCAACCAGTTGAAGCTGGTGCCAATGGGTGCCTTCTCGCATCTTGCCAATCTCACAACTCTGGACTTGAGTGGGAATAAACTGGTCATCCTGTTGGACTTCACTTTCCAGGATCTACGTAGCCTCCGAAATTTGGAGGTGGGTGATAATGACTTGGTGTATATCTCAAACAAGGCATTCCTGGGCTTGGTTGGCCTACGGGAGCTCACCATTGAGAGGTGCAACTTGACCTCTATCTCAGGCCAGTCCCTTTCCTACCTCCGTGGTCTGGCCATGCTGCGACTACGCTACCTCAGCATCGGCTCGTTGGAAGAGCAGAACTTTCGTAAGCTGGGTGGGCTGCGGGGTCTTGAGATTGACCACTGGCCGTTCCTACAGTACATTTCCCCTCACAGTTTTCAGGGTCTCAATTTGTCCTGGCTGTCCATTACCAACACCAACATTACCACGGTTCCCACTGGTGCCCTCCGGAGCCTGATGCACTTAGCCAGCCTGAACCTCTCTTACAACCCCATCTCTGTGCTTGAATCCTGGGCCTTGCGGGACCTGGTCCGTTTGAAGGAGCTGCATCTTGTTGGCACCAACTTGGTGTTGGTGCAGCCTTATGGTTTTGGAGGCCTGCAGCAGATCCGTCTGCTTAATCTGTCTGACAACAGGCTGGTCACTCTGGAAGAGGGCTCTTTCCACTCAGTGAACACACTGGAAACTCTGCGGGTTGATGGCAACCCACTTTCTTGCGACTGCCGCCTGCTGTGGATCCTGCAGCGCCGGAAGACTCTCAACTTTGATGGCAAGTCACCAGTCTGTGCTGCACCAGTAGAGGTGCAGGGTAAGGCTCTGAGCTCCTTCTCCGACTCGGCACTCTTTGACCACTTCACCTGCCAACGGCCGAAGATCCGCAACCGAAAACTGCAACAGCTGACTGCTCGTGAAGGTCAGGTGGTGTCGTTTTTTTGCAGGGCAGAAGGTGAGCCAACTCCGGTCATATTTTGGATTTCACCTCAGCGCCGACGCATCACCACCAAGAGCACTGGCCGAGTCATTGTGCTACCGGAGGGCACACTAGAGATCCGCTACGCCCAGATAACAGACAGCGGGACCTACATCTGCATTGCCAGCAATGCAGGAGGCAATGACACTTACTTTGCTACACTAACAGTCAGTGGACTGCCACTAGATGCAGCTGTCGCAGCAAATCGCACCTACTATGCTGGCGACCTCAATGACACTAACCTGAACGACACGCGTGTCTTCCTGAAGTTCACATTAGACCTTAAGACCATTCTGGTCTCCACAGCCATGGGCTGTATCACCTTCTTGGGTGTAGTTCTGTTCTGCTTCTTGCTTTTGTTCGTGTGGAGTCGTGGGCGTGGGCAGCACAAGAACAACTTCTCGGTAGAGTACTCTTTCAGAAAGGTGGACGGTCCTGCTACCAGTGGGGGCCAAGGAGGTGCTCGAAAATTTAATATGAAGATGATATAA